In the genome of Candoia aspera isolate rCanAsp1 chromosome 1, rCanAsp1.hap2, whole genome shotgun sequence, one region contains:
- the BTBD10 gene encoding BTB/POZ domain-containing protein 10 isoform X1, with translation MPEDAELASKPAAWRGADFLCTLFSTFSPCFCVPALFYRKSSTSSRLVKGDCSKMSLHGASGGHERSRDRRRSSDRSRDSSHERLESQLTPCIRNVTSPTRQHQGEREKDHSSSRPSSPRPQKASPNGSSSSLGNSSRNSSQSSSDGSCKNAGEMVFVYENAKEGARNIRTSERVTLIVDNTRFVVDPSVFTAQPNTMLGRMFGSGREHNFTRPNEKGEYEVAEGIGSTVFRAILDYYKTGVIRCPDGISIPELREACDYLCISFDYSTIKCRDLSALMHELSNDGARKQFEFYLEEMILPLMVASAQSGERECHIVVLTDDDVVDWDEEYPPQMGEEYSQIIYSTKLYRFFKYIENRDVAKSVLKERGLKKIRLGIEGYPTYKEKVKKRPGGRPEVIYNYVQRPFIRMSWEKEEGKSRHVDFQCVKSKSITNLAAAAADIPQDQLVVMHPTPQVDELDILPIHPQPSNSDTDPEGQNLPL, from the exons ATGCCAGAGGATGCTGAACTGGCTTCTAAACCTGCAGCCTGGAGAGGAGCAGATTTCCTTTGTACTTTGTTTTCAACATTTTCTCCATGTTTTTGTGTTCCTGCCCTTTTCTACAGAAAAAGCAG TACTTCATCTCGTCTTGTTAAGGGTGATTGCAGCAAAATGAGTCTTCATGGAGCTAGTGGTGGGCATGAAAGGTCAAGAGACAGAAGAAGGTCAAGTGATAGATCACGTGACTCATCCCATGAACGTCTTGAGTCTCAGCTCACTCCATGCATCAGAAATGTTACCTCACCAACAAGACAACACCAAGGAG AACGTGAGAAGGATCATAGCTCATCTCGACCAAGCAGCCCTCGTCCTCAGAAAGCTTCTCCAAATGGTTCCAGCAGCAGTCTAGGAAACAGTAGTAGAAATAGCAGCCAGTCAAGTTCGGATGGGAGTTGCAAGAATGCTGGAGAAATGGTTTTTGTGTATGAGAATGCAAAAGAGGGAGCTCGGAATATAAGAACTTCAGAGAGAGTAACACTTATAGTGGACAACACTCGATTTGTTGTAGATCCTTCTGTTTTTACTGCACAGCCAAATACAATGTTGGGCAG GATGTTTGGTTCAGGAAGGGAACATAACTTCACCCGGCCCAATGAAAAAGGAGAATATGAAGTGGCTGAAGGAATTGGTTCCACTGTGTTTCGTGCTATCCTG gatTACTACAAGACTGGGGTGATACGTTGTCCTGATGGAATATCTATTCCTGAACTACGAGAAGCGTGTGACTATCTCTGTATTTCTTTTGATTATAGTACTATCAAATGTAGAGACCTCA GTGCTCTCATGCATGAATTATCAAATGATGGTGCTCGGAAACAGTTTGAATTTTACCTTGAAGAAATGATACTGCCACTGATGGTAGCCAGTGCTCAGAGTGGGGAAAGAGAGTGCCATATTGTAGTGCTGACTGATGATGATGTTGTTGATTGGGATGAAGAGTACCCACCACAAATGGGAGAAGAATATTCACAAA TTATTTATAGCACAAAGTTGTACAGGTTCTTCAAGTATATTGAGAACAGAGATGTGGCCAAATCAGTACTGAAGGAAAGAGGTCTTAAGAAGATTCGATTAGGTATAGAAG GTTATCCCACAtacaaagaaaaagttaagaagCGACCTGGTGGGAGACCAGAGGTAATCTATAATTATGTCCAAAGACCTTTCATAAGGATGTCatgggagaaggaagaagggaaaagtCGCCATGTTGACTTCCAGTGTGTGAAAAGTAAATCAATCACCAACctagcagcagctgcagcagacaTTCCCCAGGACCAGCTAGTGGTGATGCACCCCACTCCCCAGGTGGATGAGCTAGATATTTTACCAATTCATCCTCAACCCAGCAACAGTGATACGGATCCTGAAGGACAGAACTTGCCACTCTGA
- the BTBD10 gene encoding BTB/POZ domain-containing protein 10 isoform X2: MSLHGASGGHERSRDRRRSSDRSRDSSHERLESQLTPCIRNVTSPTRQHQGEREKDHSSSRPSSPRPQKASPNGSSSSLGNSSRNSSQSSSDGSCKNAGEMVFVYENAKEGARNIRTSERVTLIVDNTRFVVDPSVFTAQPNTMLGRMFGSGREHNFTRPNEKGEYEVAEGIGSTVFRAILDYYKTGVIRCPDGISIPELREACDYLCISFDYSTIKCRDLSALMHELSNDGARKQFEFYLEEMILPLMVASAQSGERECHIVVLTDDDVVDWDEEYPPQMGEEYSQIIYSTKLYRFFKYIENRDVAKSVLKERGLKKIRLGIEGYPTYKEKVKKRPGGRPEVIYNYVQRPFIRMSWEKEEGKSRHVDFQCVKSKSITNLAAAAADIPQDQLVVMHPTPQVDELDILPIHPQPSNSDTDPEGQNLPL, from the exons ATGAGTCTTCATGGAGCTAGTGGTGGGCATGAAAGGTCAAGAGACAGAAGAAGGTCAAGTGATAGATCACGTGACTCATCCCATGAACGTCTTGAGTCTCAGCTCACTCCATGCATCAGAAATGTTACCTCACCAACAAGACAACACCAAGGAG AACGTGAGAAGGATCATAGCTCATCTCGACCAAGCAGCCCTCGTCCTCAGAAAGCTTCTCCAAATGGTTCCAGCAGCAGTCTAGGAAACAGTAGTAGAAATAGCAGCCAGTCAAGTTCGGATGGGAGTTGCAAGAATGCTGGAGAAATGGTTTTTGTGTATGAGAATGCAAAAGAGGGAGCTCGGAATATAAGAACTTCAGAGAGAGTAACACTTATAGTGGACAACACTCGATTTGTTGTAGATCCTTCTGTTTTTACTGCACAGCCAAATACAATGTTGGGCAG GATGTTTGGTTCAGGAAGGGAACATAACTTCACCCGGCCCAATGAAAAAGGAGAATATGAAGTGGCTGAAGGAATTGGTTCCACTGTGTTTCGTGCTATCCTG gatTACTACAAGACTGGGGTGATACGTTGTCCTGATGGAATATCTATTCCTGAACTACGAGAAGCGTGTGACTATCTCTGTATTTCTTTTGATTATAGTACTATCAAATGTAGAGACCTCA GTGCTCTCATGCATGAATTATCAAATGATGGTGCTCGGAAACAGTTTGAATTTTACCTTGAAGAAATGATACTGCCACTGATGGTAGCCAGTGCTCAGAGTGGGGAAAGAGAGTGCCATATTGTAGTGCTGACTGATGATGATGTTGTTGATTGGGATGAAGAGTACCCACCACAAATGGGAGAAGAATATTCACAAA TTATTTATAGCACAAAGTTGTACAGGTTCTTCAAGTATATTGAGAACAGAGATGTGGCCAAATCAGTACTGAAGGAAAGAGGTCTTAAGAAGATTCGATTAGGTATAGAAG GTTATCCCACAtacaaagaaaaagttaagaagCGACCTGGTGGGAGACCAGAGGTAATCTATAATTATGTCCAAAGACCTTTCATAAGGATGTCatgggagaaggaagaagggaaaagtCGCCATGTTGACTTCCAGTGTGTGAAAAGTAAATCAATCACCAACctagcagcagctgcagcagacaTTCCCCAGGACCAGCTAGTGGTGATGCACCCCACTCCCCAGGTGGATGAGCTAGATATTTTACCAATTCATCCTCAACCCAGCAACAGTGATACGGATCCTGAAGGACAGAACTTGCCACTCTGA